A single region of the Malus sylvestris chromosome 8, drMalSylv7.2, whole genome shotgun sequence genome encodes:
- the LOC126633161 gene encoding transcription factor RSL2-like, giving the protein MESVGVFADGEWESLNRLFTSEEVEFAPHFLSQGNSFPFQHNEGMGFETRESFYPNIPGAETFFHHPISDSPNSNVDYLSSQESCNYGDHNHGIFTTILNQENCYFSNSCNFPVSNIDVSESMDVYMNRDGKSFASFVPAFSDIVMHGSECNKEDSGSDSQPAIVPVPEKELQLKSVHDAPEKSSNDTSDNNPKKKPRLSKDVEKSKKNNVRSKKGQKGNSDVKFKDEEERLQSTSSCTSEGDNGSLEINGGETSDPKASSTLNLNGKTRANRGSATDPQSLYARKRRERINERLRTLQHLVPNGTKVDISTMLEEAVHYVKFLQLQIKLLSSDDMWMYAPIAYNGMDIALDLQKLSPLL; this is encoded by the exons ATGGAATCTGTTGGTGTTTTTGCTGATGGGGAATGGGAATCTTTGAACAGGTTGTTTACTTCCGAAGAGGTTGAGTTCGCACCGCATTTTCTTTCCCAGGGAAATTCATTCCCTTTCCAGCACAATGAGGGAATGGGATTTGAAACCCGAGAATCTTTTTACCCCAATATTCCTGGAGCTGAAACCTTTTTTCACCATCCTATTTCAGATAGTCCCAATTCTAATGTGGACTATCTTTCTTCTCAAGAAAGTTGTAACTATGGTGACCATAATCATGGCATTTTTACTACCATTTTGAACCAGGAAAATTGCTACTTTAGTAATTCTTGCAATTTCCCAGTGAGTAATATTGATGTCTCTGAATCCATGGATGTTTATATGAATCGTGATGGGAAGAGTTTCGCCTCCTTCGTCCCGGCTTTTTCTGACATTGTGATGCATGGAAGTGAGTGCAACAAAGAGGATTCCGGCAGTGATAGCCAGCCGGCTATTGTTCCGGTTCCTGAAAAGGAATTGCAGCTCAAAAGCGTGCATGATGCGCCGGAAAAATCCAGCAATGACACATCCGACAACAATCCGAAGAAGAAGCCTCGTCTATCGAAAGAT GTAgaaaaaagtaagaaaaataatGTAAGGTCAAAGAAGGGGCAAAAGGGTAATTCAGATGTGAAATTCAAAGATGAAGAAGAGAGGCTGCAGAGCACAAGTTCTTGCACCTCTGAGGGTGATAATGGTTCTCTGGAGATCAATGGAGGAGAAACTTCAGaccccaaagcttcatctacccTTAACTTGAATGGGAAGACCAGAGCCAATAGAGGGTCTGCAACTGATCCCCAGAGCCTCTATGCTAGG aaaagaagagagagaatcaaTGAGAGACTAAGAACCCTACAGCATCTTGTCCCTAATGGAACAAAGGTTGACATTAGCACAATGCTTGAAGAGGCAGTTCACTATGTCAAGTTTTTGCAGCTCCAAATCAAG CTTTTAAGCTCAGATGATATGTGGATGTATGCTCCCATTGCTTATAATGGAATGGATATTGCTCTCGACCTGCAGAAGCTCTCTCCACTTTTATGA
- the LOC126631990 gene encoding adenine phosphoribosyltransferase 1, chloroplastic-like produces the protein MRKSEALKVEAMAAEDGQDPRLARISSAIRVIPDFPKPGIMFYDITTLLLDTKAFKDTIDLFVERYKDKEISVVAGVEARGFIFGPPIALAIGAKFVPMRKPNKLPGKVISEEYSLEYGTDIMEMHVGAVEAGERALIIDDLIATGGTLGAAIKLLERVGVHVVECACVIELPELKGRERLGEKPLFVLVSGDA, from the exons ATGCGTAAGAGTGAAGCGCTGAAAGTTGAAGCAATGGCAGCGGAAGACGGTCAGGATCCTCGCCTTGCTAGAATTTCATCTGCTATCAGAGTCATCCCGGACTTCCCCAAGCCAg GGATTATGTTCTATGATATTACCACATTGCTCCTGGACACCAAGGCTTTCAAGGACACCATTGATTTGTTTGTTGAGAGGTACAAAGATAAAGAAATCTCTGTTGTTGCAG GTGTTGAAGCTAGAGGGTTTATATTTGGCCCTCCTATTGCTTTGGCCATTGGGGCAAAATTTGTGCCCATGAGGAAACCAAACAAGTTGCCTG GGAAGGTTATTTCTGAAGAGTACTCTTTGGAGTATGGAACAGATATTATGGAAATGCACGTGGGAGCTGTAGAAGCGGGTGAACGTGCCTTGATCATAGATGACCTCATTGCAACTGGGGGAACCTTGGGTGCTGCCATCAAGCTACTTG AGCGTGTAGGGGTGCATGTCGTTGAGTGCGCCTGTGTAATTGAATTACCAGAACTAAAG GGTCGGGAACGACTGGGGGAGAAACCATTGTTTGTTCTAGTTAGCGGAGACGCATGA
- the LOC126631988 gene encoding adenine phosphoribosyltransferase 1-like has product MMLQSTSFLFSSNSFTFSPAVAFRPPAARTSSSAAPPPSIRFPNYRSARPPARCSVSKSEALKVEAMAAEDGQDPRLARISSAIRVIPDFPKPGILFQDITTLLLDTKAFKDTIDLFVERYKDKEISVVAGVEARGFIFGPPIALAIGAKFVPLRKPKKLPGKVISEEYSLEYGTDTMEMHVGAVEAGERALIIDDLIATGGTLGAAIRLLERVGVHVVECACVIELPELKGRERLAGKPLFVLVSGDA; this is encoded by the exons ATGATGCTTCAAAGCACCTCATTTCTTTTCTCGTCAAATTCCTTCACTTTCTCACCCGCCGTCGCCTTCCGCCCTCCCGCAGCTAGAACTTCGTCCTCCGCCGCCCCGCCGCCCTCCATTCGTTTCCCAAATTACCGATCCGCCCGCCCTCCCGCTCGCTGCTCTG TGAGTAAGAGTGAAGCGCTGAAAGTTGAAGCAATGGCAGCAGAAGACGGTCAGGATCCTCGCCTTGCTAGAATTTCATCTGCTATCAGAGTCATACCAGACTTCCCCAAGCCAg GGATTTTGTTCCAAGATATTACTACATTGCTCCTGGATACCAAGGCTTTCAAGGACACCATTGATTTGTTTGTTGAGAGGTACAAGGACAAAGAAATCTCTGTTGTTGCAG GTGTTGAAGCTAGAGGGTTTATATTTGGCCCTCCTATTGCCTTGGCCATTGGGGCAAAATTTGTGCCCCTGAGGAAACCAAAGAAGTTGCCTG GGAAGGTTATTTCTGAAGAGTACTCTTTGGAGTATGGAACAGATACTATGGAGATGCACGTGGGAGCTGTAGAAGCAGGTGAACGTGCCTTGATCATAGATGACCTCATTGCAACTGGGGGAACCTTGGGTGCTGCCATCAGGCTACTTG AGCGTGTAGGAGTGCATGTCGTTGAGTGTGCCTGTGTAATTGAATTACCAGAACTAAAG GGTCGGGAACGATTGGCGGGGAAACCATTGTTTGTTCTAGTTAGCGGAGACGCATGA
- the LOC126631987 gene encoding zinc finger protein ZAT10-like has translation MALQALNSPTHAGSSPFQLETKTSSFSYVEPWTKRKRSKRPRLDTPHTEEEYLALCLIMLARGNRDGDLAATTATKATASAASHQMMTQSPSMEFSTSTAPPANLSYKCSVCDKSFSSYQALGGHKASHRKGSAAGSAVEGPSTSSTTTNSATTTAIPSGRSHECSICHKSFPTGQALGGHKRCHYDGGAAGSTAATSAITSSEGVGSTSHAVSHGHPRETFDLNLPALPEFSRDFFVSGEEEVESPHPTKKPRLLLIVKPKMEIPQDQQN, from the coding sequence ATGGCTCTGCAAGCTCTCAACTCGCCAACACACGCCGGATCGTCTCCTTTCCAGCTCGAGACCAAGACCTCGAGCTTCAGCTATGTCGAGCCGTGGACCAAACGCAAGCGTTCCAAGCGTCCACGCCTCGACACCCCTCATACCGAGGAGGAGTACCTCGCTCTCTGCCTCATCATGCTCGCCCGCGGTAATAGAGATGGAGACCTCGCCGCTACCACAGCCACTAAAGCAACAGCCTCCGCTGCCTCACACCAGATGATGACTCAATCCCCTTCTATGGAGTTCTCCACGTCAACAGCGCCGCCGGCTAACCTGAGCTACAAGTGCTCTGTTTGCGACAAGAGCTTCTCTTCTTACCAGGCCCTCGGAGGACACAAGGCCAGCCACCGAAAAGGCTCTGCTGCCGGATCGGCCGTCGAAGGCCCGTCCACGTCCTCGACCACCACAAACTccgccaccaccaccgccaTCCCTTCGGGAAGGTCCCACGAGTGCTCCATATGCCACAAGTCTTTCCCCACCGGTCAAGCCTTGGGCGGCCACAAGCGCTGCCACTACGATGGCGGCGCCGCAGGATCCACCGCTGCCACAAGCGCTATAACTTCCTCTGAGGGAGTCGGGTCAACTTCTCACGCGGTCAGCCACGGCCACCCCCGAGAGACGTTTGACCTAAACCTGCCGGCGCTGCCCGAGTTCTCCCGCGACTTCTTCGTCTCCGgtgaggaggaggtggagagcCCCCACCCGACGAAGAAGCCCAGGCTTCTGCTGATAGTGAAGCCCAAAATGGAGATTCCACAGGACCAACAAAATTAG